A single region of the Stigmatopora argus isolate UIUO_Sarg chromosome 6, RoL_Sarg_1.0, whole genome shotgun sequence genome encodes:
- the tmf1 gene encoding TATA element modulatory factor, which produces MSWFNATHLSTFAKQALTTAQKSIDRVLDIQEDGQWSDGTVMPYDDVTLTEKLSLSGGWGMTQWEAPPEEKISTPPTSEAITTPVTRTVVDESENFFSAFLPPGDVQCVTSSQVVSIPPAKSQRQLQENENNKKNVLSMGKLEIQKTESADSSHDCQTDVDDQVVELESSEQETVLLQPVSPIENSADISCSSDETRTNTTRVNQNSVSEDSVDSNTEWSQIKLDYPVGKSPSEPSESCTASTKSEKTTHSDPPAPQPSPDVQLEQKDSKPEDRQSDTPSPPVSAFSSGTSTTSDIEILDHESVLSESSASSRQETGEGKAGLHLMHGSFQLLSTSACGDFPRLEDYPKLTESCGSSSDAFERIDSFSVQSLDSRSVSEINSDDENSGSRTLASVTSGAAPQTDVSLGASEKQEGELVETDVSLGASENQEGELVETDVSLSASENQEGELVERTSVVEEDKNDECFTAAVSEQSLDEMEESGRSVTPVNCEQPEQLVEPKHELEANFAQSDSEFISAYTEGIQGVSTVQIFELQKVIQELSGRLEKRESQLLAINKDKATVDEQCDNLRDEIIALKEESSTVQSLKDEFTQRIADTERKAQLACKERDIAKKEIKGLREELSLRLSSRDTMELIKEKEEQIRGLLEEGEKLSKQQLQHSNIIKKLRVKEKDSDTRLAKQQKKIKDLEDEVGNLQQVLEVKEEVEKQHRENIKKLNTAVECHEKEQSRLQMSSEELLEKNRSLQAALDNSYKEIAELHKANASRASEVQAAALSREIQAKELQTSAFEKAQVEARMQQEALVDQVADLRMALQRAEQQQARKEDYLREEISDLQQRLQEAESRNQELSQNMATATRPLLRQIETLQASLGGQTVSWEKIEKSMSDRLVEAQAQLAVAVEKEHAATEELLSIKCQLASLESQNSLLRQEKVRVLTLVETEKSRREKLEDENSREHIELVNLQGEHSRLLEEAKKEKLLLTNQLEMEKMKVEQEKKKCYLAQEALKEKSITHDLPASSTPSLSRSSSISGPDNAVLHSSILSQDDSSDHTMGSGTMSMSMSGTNLYEVARLSGGSSIIENMQSQLKLREGEIAQLQLEICSLERSRSVMAEELVRLTNQNDEMEEQVTEIPKLRTEFKDLQSRHNTILQMYGEKAEEAEELKLDLEDVKSMFKTQIDELLQNQK; this is translated from the exons ATGAGTTGGTTCAACGCAACTCATCTGTCCACCTTTGCCAAACAAGCATTAACAACAGCGCAGAAATCAATCGATCGTGTCTTGGACATACAAGAAGACGGCCAATGGAGTGATggcactgtgatgccgtatgacG ATGTGACTTTGACTGAAAAGTTATCATTAAGTGGAGGATGGGGGATGACCCAGTGGGAAGCACCACCGGAAGAAAAGATTTCAACTCCACCTACCTCTGAGGCCATCACTACACCCGTCACCCGGACTGTTGTGGATGAATCCGAAAACTTTTTTAGTGCCTTCCTGCCACCTGGAGATGTGCAATGTGTCACCTCCTCACAGGTAGTGTCCATACCCCCTGCTAAATCCCAGAGGCAGCTTCAGGAAAATGAGAAcaataagaaaaatgttttgtcgATGGGGAAACTAGAGATCCAAAAGACAGAGTCTGCTGATTCATCTCACGATTGTCAGACAGATGTTGATGATCAAGTGGTGGAGCTTGAATCATCGGAGCAGGAAACTGTCCTCCTCCAACCGGTTTCTCCCATTGAAAATTCTGCTGACATTTCTTGCAGCTCAGATGAAACAAGGACCAATACAACCAGAGTGAATCAAAACTCTGTCAGTGAAGATTCTGTTGATTCTAACACAGAGTGGTCACAGATTAAATTGGACTACCCGGTTGGAAAAAGTCCCTCAGAACCTTCCGAATCTTGTACAGCTTCTACTAAATCTGAAAAGACTACGCATTCTGATCCTCCAGCCCCCCAACCTTCCCCGGATGTACAGCTAGAGCAAAAAGACTCAAAGCCAGAAGACCGTCAGAGTGACACCCCCTCCCCTCCAGTTAGTGCCTTCTCTTCAGGAACATCTACTACCAGTGATATTGAAATATTGGACCATGAGAGTGTCTTGAGTGAGAGCTCAGCCAGCTCTCGGCAAGAGACAGGAGAAGGAAAGGCTGGCCTTCATTTGATGCATGGCTCCTTCCAACTTCTTTCCACCTCGGCGTGCGGAGATTTCCCTCGCCTCGAAGACTATCCAAAACTCACAGAGAGTTGCGGTTCATCCTCAGATGCCTTTGAGCGCATTGATTCGTTCAGCGTACAGTCGCTGGATAGTCGGAGTGTCAGTGAGATTAACTCGGATGACGAAAACTCTGGCAGTCGGACACTCGCTTCTGTAACGTCGGGTGCTGCGCCTCAAACTGATGTTTCATTGGGTGCTAGTGAAAAGCAGGAAGGTGAATTGGTGGAAACTGATGTTTCATTGGGTGCTAGTGAAAATCAGGAAGGTGAATTGGTGGAAACTGATGTTTCATTGAGTGCTAGTGAAAATCAGGAAGGTGAATTGGTGGAAAGGACAAGTGTGGTAGAAGAGGATAAGAACGATGAGTGTTTTACTGCAGCTGTGAGCGAGCAGTCTTTGGATGAGATGGAGGAGAGTGGACGCAGTGTGACGCCTGTAAATTGTGAACAACCTGAGCAATTGGTCGAGCCAAAACACGAGTTGGAGGCAAACTTTGCACAATCGGATTCCGAGTTTATTTCAGCATATACAGAGGGAATCCAAGGTGTCTCGACGGTCCAGATTTTTGAACTCCAGAAG GTCATTCAGGAGTTGTCTGGTCGCCTTGAAAAAAGAGAATCTCAGCTGCTGGCAATCAACAAGGACAAAGCTACAGTGGATGAACAGTGTGACAATCTTAGGGA TGAAATTATAGCTCTGAAGGAGGAGAGCTCCACGGTTCAATCCTTAAAAGATGAATTCACACAGCGCATAGCGGACACTGAAAGGAAAGCTCAGCTGGCTTGTAAAGAGAGAGATATAGCCAAgaag GAAATAAAAGGCCTTCGAGAAGAACTATCTTTAAGACTCAGTTCCAGAGATACGATGGAGCTGATCAAAGAGAAGGAAGAACAGATCAGGGGCCTGCTGGAAGAAG GTGAAAAGTTATCCAAACAACAGCTTCAGCACAGTAACATCATTAAGAAGTTGCGTGTGAAGGAGAAGGACAGTGACACGAGACTTGCCaagcagcagaaaaaaatcaaggatCTGGAGGATGAAGTTGGAAACCTACAGCAG GTATTGGAAGTGAAGGAAGAAGTCGAAAAACAACACAGAGAAAACATCAAGAAACTGAACACAGCTGTTGAGTGTCATGAAAAGGAACAGAGCAGACTGCAGATGAGCTCTGAAGAACTGCTTGAGAAAAACAGAAGTCTCCAGGCAGCTCTTGATAACTCTTACAA gGAAATTGCAGAGCTTCACAAAGCTAATGCAAGCAGAGCCAGTGAGGTTCAAGCAGCTGCTCTAAGTAGGGAGATACAGGCCAAAGAGTTGCAAACTTCGGCCTTTGAGAAGGCCCAAGTGGAGGCCAGGATGCAGCAGGAGGCTCTTGTAGATCAG GTGGCTGACCTGAGAATGGCACTTCAGAGGGCAGAGCAACAGCAGGCAAGGAAAGAAGATTATTTGAGAGAGGAGATCAGTGATTTGCAGCAG CGGCTCCAAGAGGCTGAGTCAAGAAACCAGGAGCTCAGTCAAAATATGGCTACAGCAACGAGGCCTTTGCTACGTCAAATTGAGACCCTGCAGGCTTCCCTGGGTGGACAAACAGTATCATGGGAAAAAATAGAGAAGAGCATGTCTGATAGGCTTG TGGAAGCCCAGGCACAACTAGCTGTTGCGGTTGAGAAGGAACATGCTGCAACAGAAGAATTACTCTCCATTAAGTGCCAGCTGGCCTCGCTTGAGTCCCAGAATTCCTTGCTTCGCCAGGAAAAGGTCAGAGTCCTCACACTTGTGGAGACTGAGAAGAGTAGAAGAGAAAAACTGGAAGATGAAAACAGCAG GGAGCATATTGAGTTGGTGAATCTCCAAGGAGAGCACAGTCGCCTGCTTGAAGaagcaaagaaagaaaag CTCCTGCTCACTAATCAACTAGAGATGGAAAAAATGAAGGTAGAAcaggagaagaaaaaatgttaCTTGGCACAAGAGGCACTCAAAGAAAAG AGCATAACCCATGATCTTCCAGCTTCTTCCACACCTTCACTGTCCCGCTCAAGTTCCATTAGTGGGCCTGACAATGCTGTTTTGCACTCATCTATTCTTTCACAG GATGACTCCTCAGACCACACAATGGGAAGTGGGACGATGTCCATGTCAATGAGTGGAACAAACTTGTATGAAGTCGCCCGATTGTCCGGTGGCTCCAGCATcatagagaatatgcagtcccAACTCAAACTGAGGGAAGGAGAGATTGCACAGTTACAG